Part of the Drosophila kikkawai strain 14028-0561.14 chromosome 3L, DkikHiC1v2, whole genome shotgun sequence genome is shown below.
ATAATTAAGTGATAGCTTcgttaataatattataatataatttgtgAAAACTAACAAAAGAATGGCTGAGGTCGTTGGAACTCCCCCGCCCAAGGAGCTACGTATCCTGTGCTTCGACCTTGGCTCCTTTAACCGCACAACGCAGTTCCTGCTGAGCTGTGCAGGCGTCTTCGTCCTGTACATTCTCTATGGTTACATGCAGGAACTTATCTTCACTGTAGAGGGATTCAAGCCTTACGGCTGGTTCCTCACGCTCGTCCAGTTCGGCTACTACATCTGCTTCGGCCTGGTGGAGCGCCGCCTGGAGGGACATCGGATGAGTGGAGGATCCTTTTGGAGCAGCAAACCTGTGGCCCGTTGCATTCCCATCAGCACGTACCTGGTGCTGGCCGCTCTCACTCTGGGCACCATGGGACTGTCCAACTCCAGTTTGGGCTACTTGAACTACCCCACCCAGGTGATCTTCAAGTGCTGCAAGCTCATCCCCGTGCTGGTGGGCAGCATCCTCATCCAGAAGAAGCGCTACGGAGTGCTGGACTTTGCGGCAGCCACCTGCATGTGCATCGGATTGGCCTGGTTCACGCTAGCTGACTCCCAGATGACGCCGAACTTTAATCTGCTGGGCGTGGCCATGATATCGGGCGCCCTGCTCTGCGACGCCGCCATCGGAAATGTCCAGGAGAAGGCCATGCGGGAGCACAAGGCGCCCAGCAGCGAAGTGGTCTTCTACTCGTACGGCCTGGGTTTCGTCTACCTCTTCGTTATAATGCTGGTTACCGGTCACTTCTTCAGTGGATTGACATTCTGCCTGGATCATCCGCTCCAGACCTTTGGCTATGGCTTCTTATTCAGCCTCTCCGGCTACCTGGGCATCCAGTTCGTCCTGGCTCTGGTGAGGAGCAGTGGGGCTCCCATAGCGGCCACAGTGACCACAGCTCGCAAGGCGGTGACCATTGCGTTCTCCTTTATCCTCTTCAGCAAACCCTTCACCATGCAGTACCTGTGGTCTGGCCTGATCGTCGTCCTGGGCATCTATCTCAACGTCTACAGCAAGCGGAGCAAGTTGACGTTAGCCGATATCTGGCGGAGATTCATGTGGTTCGCCAGATCCAAGGATGCACGGTCGCCGCAATGCAAGTTTCTCATCGAAGTTTAGttagaatacaaaaaattgtaattttaagtCAATTTTGAAACCCAGCTCTAAGGTGACAAGGGTTTCGGTTTAAATGTACCTCAACCATGTTTAGTTAGAATATTCAAATTAGTCACACAATTTAGTCGAATTCGAACAACTGTTTGACGCTTTTAcctaattttatatatgttttatttataaaaaaaagaaaaaaaaaaacgtaaaccAGTACAGCCGAGTGTTTGACCCACGGAATACCCGGCGTATGTTATTGGGTGCTTCTTTACAACTTTGCCATCTGAATATTGAATATATGGGAGGTATATCCAACTTATacagtattatttttttgttatttaaccAGAAGAGTACACTTAATCTGTCTGAAGTCTCTTTAACTCTATGTCCCAAATTTAATGGATCACGCTTTTATAGTTTCCGAtcatgaaatttaaattgatagattatgaatatatatgtacatatatgaatTTCATATACCCTTTTGCTCAAACATTACTGGGTACAAAAGTATGAGAAGATCGTCTGCAATGAATTTTGTTTGCTCTAGAGACAAGTGAAGAAGTATTGAGAAAGAGACTCTCTTCCACGTGCGACCAAACAACATTTTCGAAACTAAATACATATGTTTAAACACCCAAATTTTAGCAAAAAATTAGTATAATACACCAACCTGAAGatactatttaaatatttaactatagTCGACGATCACACTTAGCAGTTTCTAGACTCCCTCACGGATATACCATTCCTAAAAAGCAAAATCTAAATAGTATAGGTGGCAAAGAATTAAAATCGTATACCAGTATCCACCAGTATCACCCAATGTCAACGTTTAACCAGCTTTCATAAAATCAACTAATCTTTTATCAAACCAATCGAGCCCACCAATGCAAACATTTATTCAGCTGTTATTGGataatgcaaatgcaaataattCTGATTTTGGATCGTTGTACTTTGATACCAGAGTGGGTTCTTAAAAAGCCTTGGCTTTAGTcttctttaatatattttcattatttaataaCAAGTAGAAAAACCTTTGTGCTTAAgcacaaattaattaatacgaATATATTTGACTAATATTGAGAAACTTACCTTAGAAGCTTTTTATGgcaactaaaataaataaatatctatcTGCAACAGAAGGGGGATAGATAGTTCCAATCTATAACAAAGCAAAAGTGTGGCTTACAAGACTAGATCAATTCGTCTGATGGTGCTCAC
Proteins encoded:
- the LOC108078693 gene encoding adenosine 3'-phospho 5'-phosphosulfate transporter 2-like, whose amino-acid sequence is MAEVVGTPPPKELRILCFDLGSFNRTTQFLLSCAGVFVLYILYGYMQELIFTVEGFKPYGWFLTLVQFGYYICFGLVERRLEGHRMSGGSFWSSKPVARCIPISTYLVLAALTLGTMGLSNSSLGYLNYPTQVIFKCCKLIPVLVGSILIQKKRYGVLDFAAATCMCIGLAWFTLADSQMTPNFNLLGVAMISGALLCDAAIGNVQEKAMREHKAPSSEVVFYSYGLGFVYLFVIMLVTGHFFSGLTFCLDHPLQTFGYGFLFSLSGYLGIQFVLALVRSSGAPIAATVTTARKAVTIAFSFILFSKPFTMQYLWSGLIVVLGIYLNVYSKRSKLTLADIWRRFMWFARSKDARSPQCKFLIEV